The Harmonia axyridis chromosome 3, icHarAxyr1.1, whole genome shotgun sequence nucleotide sequence ACATGGCCATAATGATCCAAAAGGACTTGTTgacaaaatcaaaaatgaagCAAAGGTGAGTTCTTCCTGATTTGAAATCAGTAGGTTTCCGAAAATTGACTTTCTCGTTCAGGGTTTGaggaatgttctcaagaaaTCAAGAACCAGTAGGAGATCTCAAGAATCCTTAGAGTTACAACCACTGCATTCGTCTGGATGTGGTAGGAGTAGTTTGAAGAGGATGTCCAGAGTCAAGAGTCATGATCTTAGTCAAGATGAAGATCGAAGTAAGAGAGAAAGTTGCCACGGATCAACAGAAACGACATCTCCTCTTGGTGCAGGGTTACCGCTTCTCAATAGATTAAGGTAATTGTGATCTATACTAAAGCTGCAATTGTTATTTTTCTCCTATATTTTTCAGACTACTGAAAGAAAAACAAGAGAACGAAGATCGTTCGAAGAACTCAACATCTCCTATGATTTCTCCTTCATCTTCTAGTATCAAGAGTCCACCGTTGATCAGCGAAGAAATTCCAGAAGAAGATCCGACAGACAGTAGCATACCCCTTCTTCAGAGAATTCTATTATTGAAGGCCAAAGAGGAGAGAGCTGCTAAGAACAAGGAGAGAGAAGAGAAGGAAAGACTGAAAAGGGAAGAAGAAAGGGCAAGGAGAGAGGAAAAAGGTAGAAGATTATCACGAATAATGGGAGGAAGTCAACCGAGTAGTCCCACACCAACATCACCTCCTAAAATCGAGAGTAGAGCTAGTTTTTCTGGAGTTCTATCCAGAGCTAATAATGTCAACAAAGGAGTTATATGTACAAATAGAGTTAATCATAGTAGCAAGATGTCGTTGAGGTAGGTTTGAAATCATATAATTGTTGGATCTAACTTTTGTATGTtatttatttcagggaaaggcTCAAACTCTACTCTAGTGCCAAAGATACAAAACTGTCCCTCATAAATGATAAAGACAACAAAATTAGTGATCAAAACGTGCCAATATCGAACGGTTCAACTGACTCGAGACAGAAAAATGTACCCAGTGATGATAATCAGCCGTCCAAAGATGAAAATGAGACAAACAAAAATACTAACAATCAACGTGCTAGTGATAGTGTAGATAGTGTTTGTGAAGAGCCTCATTGGAGTAAGCTGAAGAAGGCGGCAATAGGAACAGTAGAACCGTCGACTTCTTCTGCAAAGACTATAACTGTCAGTGCGAAACAGCGCGCGACAtcaaccataaaaaaaattaagcctAGACTTGTTCTGTCGGGACAGAACAAGCAGTACAGGTAAATAATTGACTGAAactaaataatttttcttttgatataatttttgttatgaaaATATCGAGGAATGATAGCACTACGTCAAAACAGTACCAAGATTCATTCTGGAATGGAATATAAAATGGGGAGTAGTAATAAtcgaattaattcaaattcattatatCGCCTTCAAAATgatctttttcgaaaataagGTACCCCAACTATGGGTAATCCAATAAACTAACAATCTTGTGAACTCCAGGAAAACTACTTCAGTACACAGTAAAAACTGTTTTTTATCTTCTTTTGAGTGCTTCCGATTTCTAAGTGGTCAagttagaaaaagaaaaaaaatcaagaacattttttcagtttttgtcTTTTAATTTGTGCAAATTAGATTGCGTTATCATTCCTTTCCTTGAATCTGATCTCATCTAAAATTCGAATTCCAATTATATGCaaataatacactgcgcaaaaaaattaacgcacattatggaaatctcaaatttattctacaactggaggtgttctcaatgataattattttatcagaattatgcatggatatgttatccactttcaacgtttttcttcaatacagatgttttttcccaccaggaaaaagatgagattatcagattttgaatgtattggctccattctgaaatcagttgttctcgatcaattctagtgatcaatagtttttctttcgtttgattatctacactcgatcgctatgcaacgcgaaacacgcaatttgacgcaagaggaatgtgccaaagcggtagttttgcgagaagaagggtggacatagacaagaattgcagaaaggtgtggagttttccatacaagtgtgtccagaatgttgcagcgattcagggagacaggtatgaatgtccgaagaccaggacagggtagaccacgggtaacaactgccattcaagaatgttacttgagagtttcttcgttgtgACAACGTTTTGCAACCGCTCACcttcttcaaaatcagcttgagcaaactcatagggtgcaaattagcactcagacaataagaaatcgcctcagagaataagGCCTCGTGTCGAGGCAATAGgtccagctcttaccccagcccatcgaaaggcgcgtttggattttgcgagagagcatatccattgggaagaggctgattgggaacgagttctcttcacagatgagtctagattctgcctctaccattgtgatcgacgtttccttgtatacagacgtccacatgaaagatatgctcagtgcaatttcctgaatactactggtttcgggggaggatcgattatggtatggggtggaatatctttgactgctcgcacagacctagtggtcgttgataatggagctatgaatgctgataggtataaggaacatttttgaagagcatgtagtgacATTTGCCCGagcatttgccccatacattggtaaaaatttcattttcatgaacgataatgccagaccccatcgtgcgcgcatcgttcaggagtaccttgaagaggttgaagtctctcgaatggaatggccagcaagaagtccagatctcaatccgattgagcaggttttgagacaacctcaatagaaggctgaggagttcagaaaatcatccagctactcttaatgactcagaaatccaactcagagaaatcttggaaggattagatcagaacattttaagatcactcattttgagtatgaaccgtcgttgctgagctgtaattaacgcgaggggtggaaataccaagatttaaatcacttatcagcatttcagtattttgaaaattgtttatttctcttcttccacataagattcggtgaaatcctgaatttttcttccatttaatgtgtcttgtttcgttcaaaaccttcccgagagaacataaaaataaattataaattcaatgtagagttaactttcattaaaattgaggttttcagaatgtgcgttaattttttttgcgcagtgtatctTTCATTCGCAGTATTACTTTCGGTGGAATTTAAGAGTGTACAAAAATACGATCATTGTTAAAATACCAACTTCTATTTCATTATTGCATTGTATAGTGTTCTATGTCTATTTACATTCGGGGATTTGATAATAGCTAACTATAGTCTGATTAAATTGCAAGCTTCTCCCTAGGTTATGCGAAGTTGAGTTCTTAAtcctaaaataataaattccattattttttgatgaatcagAATTATTTTCTAGATCAATCGATGATCTTTCGCCAGAGTATGGTAGCCTTcctttcgtgaaaaaattgaaaatattgaacgaaAGACAAAAACTTGAAGAACTTGAAACCGTTATCAAGACAAGAAGCTTTAGTTTGGACATACCAGACAACCAACAGAGTATAGAGGCAGAAAATTTGACTAGATCCCACTCTGAGGGCTGTAGGATGCACGACCAAGATAAACACCATCTAACAGCACCCATTATAGCCCCTAGTTCCCTACATTCCAGGTAACATTCAATAATTGCgccttgtaaagggtgtttgtttttagagctatagaactttaaattgtaataaaacaacgatggattattccattgacatgagttttatttatccgcaagataatcttgtggcattacattttaaatatgatttctggcatatgaccgccacggctggctcggatgtagtccaatctggacgtccaattttcgattacttttttcaacatttgtggccgtatatcggcaataacacggcgaatgttttcttccaaatggtcaagggtttgtggcttatccgcatagaccaatgactttacatagccccacagaaagtagtctagcggtgttaaatcacaagatcttggaggccaattcttaggtccaaaacgtgaaattaggtggtcaccaaacgtgtctttcaataaatcgattgtggcacgagctgtgtgacatgtcgcaccgtcttgttggaaccacagctcctggacatcatggttgttcaattcagaaatgaaaaagttagtattcatggctctataccgatcatcattgactgtaacgttctggccatcatcgtttttgaagaagtagggaccaatgattccaccaacccataaagcgcaccaaactgtcagtttttctggatgtaacggtgtttcgacatacacttgaggattgcttcactccaaatgcggcagttttgtttgttgacgtagccattcaaccagaagtgcgcttcatcgctaaacaaaattcgctcatgaaaatcgggaacaacggcaatctcattttgggcccattcgacgaatctacgccttacttgatgatcgtttggcttcaattcttgcactaGTTGGATTTTGTCAgtacgcaaaccaagatccttccgcaaaatcttccataaaatggatggacacagatccaatttctgtgctcgatggcgaatagactcattcgggtcttcctcaatgctacgctctacagcagcaatagcttcttctgtacgcaccttacggcgtctctggggatgcgagttatcaataagagtaaacgtgatgcgaaaacgttccatggttaatcgaattaactgctctgatggatgattctgtcgacgataaaatggacatagtgcgcgatacgtatttcgcacagaaccattattttcgaaatgaaattgcactatttgcaagcgttgttcaggagtgagtctgttcatgatgaattgccaaaccaaactgagaataaatcactggacagcttttaaatcggtcaccatattaaacagtaattccaacttaaagttatatacctcgaaaaaaaacacccgatagaTGAAAGCAGTCTATTTTGGGTAcaaccaaaaaatttttaaaaattcatagTATGCTCTATTAGTTGGTAACTTCACTTCAACCCAAATGGAATAACATACTTTCCAGAATTATACAGACGTCCAATACCatatatattgaatattcatgTTTTTGTTGTGCAAAATCCTTTAGTTTTGCCTGAATGACTTAATTTTTCAATGACGGTTTCATTTGAAGTGCATCATGAAGCCTCTGTGCATGCTGATTTCGAGCATTTCTGTTCATAAATTCAACTTATTGTTTCACCCTAAAAcacaattttcataaaaataacaACGTGCAATCAATGGCCTAAAAATTACCTGCACGATActtttttcattgtaaaaaaactgtaaaatgtCGATACTAAATGGCTTGTAAACTAGGAACAATCTAAAAGGTTTAAATGAAACTCACGTTCATATAAAGAGTATAATAACATAACAAACAAGAAACCATATATTCAAAATAGACTCAAGAAACTTCCTTATTTTGTAATTGATCACAAACTCTAATGTCTTACTAAATCTTCCTATAGCACTGAATCGAACGAAACGCCTGAAAGACGTAACTTGAAGTCAATTCTGAAGAAACTCTCCGAAGACGTCCTCCAGAACAACTCGGATCCAAGGATGCCAGAGCGTTTGGATTCCACGGAGTTTCGTAGGCTGATGCGAGCGCCCACCGTAGAAGGCTATGCGGCAAGACATAGTAAACTGTCGAAAAGCGTCACCTTCAATCGTGATACTTTACAGAGCCCGCCAGAGTGCACCACACACAGTGCCCCGCAGAGCCCCTTCCCAGTGGTCAATTCCTCGATGGTGGAAAGAAGTACGCAGATCGGGGAAGATTTCCAGTATGAACAGCACATCCAGAAGGTGTCTGACGTAGAGAAGGGATTACAGCTTATGACGAACAAGACAAATCAAGTGAAAGTAATCAAAGGTGGGTTATTTAGGTAGGGAGACCACTTGAATAGTCCAAGCAAGCATGGAATCCTCAACTCCCAAGATCCCCATTTTATTGTTTACTATATTAATTGTCTCTCTTTTCTCGTCAGCTCTAGATGATGAACAGCAGTATTTCACAGATATACTACTAGCGATAAAACAAGTAATGAACACACATCTTCAAGAGATGCAGGATAAGTTCCATCACAGGTTCGAGAGGCTAGAAGACGAAATAAAGAACAAAGAAAAGATCATCAATAGGTTAAAGGCGCATATATTTGAGCTGGAGAGGAATCGTGAGGAATCATTCAGGGTGGGTGTCAATCATTCACACTCATTATATAAAGATTAATAATAATCCCTTCATTTCTTAAAGCAAATATATGATACAATTCTGCGGTAAGAGTGacgtcataaaatttaattcacataatgaaattacaaagaaaCATACTTCcaaaaatgagaataaacatcaaatttctcaattatttgtgaagtctGCACACTTCATAAAACTCTTGAATGTTACTCGTATATGGTTCGCAGATTATCAGGAAATCAGCTAGCTCTTTTTTTAAGTCTCTTAAATTTCTCATCTCATGGAATCTCCTTGgtaaaacattaaaaatttttatacacATATATGTTGGGCTATTTTGTGTAAGGTTAATTTGTATTTCGGATATATATATAGGTTTGTTTTTCTTGTGTTGTTGTTATTTTCATACTCCTGGAACAGTTCTCTACGATTGAACAAGAACAAAGCACATCTCATTACATATATAGCAGTGACGGCCAGTATTCCCTCTCTCTTGAATACACCCCTGCATGAATCCCTATATCTCATACCACATATTATTGTTGTTACTGCTCGTTTTTGAGTTGTGAATATTTTGTTCTGTAATACACTATTTCCCCAGAATATTATTTATATGACATGACAGACTGGAAAGTGGCTGTGTACAGTATGCTTATTGTACTCTTCTGAACATGATTGTTCATtacatttaatttataaataacagAATACAGTTTTTTGATGAGGCTCTCTATTTGTTTTTTCCATATCAAGTTTTTATCTATCCAAATTCCTAGAAATTTTACATTATCAGAAGGAATAATTTCAGTATTATTTAGTATTAGCTGTTCAGGTATTGTGTGGCCAGTTCGTTCAGTGTGAAAGATAGTACATTCCGTCTTGATCATGTTTAATCTCAATATATTGACTCTACACCATTTTTCTACCTCGCCTAAAATGGTATTTGCTCTGTTTATTGCTGTCTGTGGTTCCTCGGCTGTTAACACAATATTTGTGTCATCTGCATAAATAGTGGCATAGGTTTCGCAAGGACGTTTAACGCctggttgaattttttctgaGCATATTTCCGGAAGGTCATTTATGTACACTATAAAAAGCAGTGGTCCCAAAATACTTCCCTGTGTTACTCCCATCGATACTTCTAGTTCCTTGGATGTGCATGTGGACTCATTTGTTTTCAAGAGGAACTTTTGCTTTCTATTttgcaaataacttttcatgaGTTTCAGCTGATTATTTCGGATAccataattttctaatttttccagTAGTATCGTATGGTCTGCACTGTCGATTATATGCAAGGTGAAAACAAAAGGTTGCATAGAAACAAGCCTTAGTCAGTTAATTGTCAGTTGGTATTTTCATTGCATTAACCATCAAATAATATGATATCGGCATACCCTAAGCCATACTCTTCCATACTTTGAGCATGCTTTTGAAGTGTACCTTATCAACTTAGGACCAAGTTCATGCTGGTGTCTATTCTTTTGAAGTGttcctttatttatttataacttttttttaatctgtGTGCTGTCTGAGATGgagtatttcaatttatttttcagttttgtgacAGGAAATGCAAGGTTAAGGTTTAACTTTAATTCTACCGTACTCAACAATATGCTTTACCTAATATATGCGAGCTAAATCTTGCCCCCAATAGTGTATttcaatttgtatatttttcaaatttttctcaataaagatcttcattatttttatctTCTTGGAAAAAGACTAAAATACCTACAACGAGACTGCGAGGAACGTTTACAATTCAGTTGTACGTTACTCTGAtacttctaatttttttattgttatcatCACTAATTATTGTTTAGTTCAGCAAGAATACTAGtttcaatttcataattcaaaaacTCGTGCCTACTAGTGAATAGTATCATACCCCAAAATCTCCTTCAATTCATCTTGCTTTTTCTCAGGTATAAATTTTCTAATAATATTGCTGTTTTTTCCTAGATGGCTCTGATAGACGTTCTGAATTACAGTGACTTTATTATTTAAGTCACTATGTACTGATTGAATTTTAAAGACTTCTGTAAGATAATccttatgaaatttttcaaattttcttccaCCTCTTGTGAATTGATAAGCAATTTATATTTGGCGAAGCAATAAAATACAATAACTTTCATTTAAGGATTCTGTGGAAACCATCATCGGCCGAGAATCTTCTTGGGAGGATCCAACGAACGAAGAGAGAGAAGAAATCGAGGAGCTATCCCATCTACCTCTGTCTCCAAGACCGACGTGGTCTACCAGACCTAGATCTTCAGATAATGTTGTATTGAACATAGAATCTAACACAGACACAGATTCTGACTTAGGCGACAGTTCGGAACAGGCCGGTTATGAATCTGGTGAATACGAAAATTCTAGTCATAACTGGGAGGTCGAACTTCTTGCTGCTCAAATAAGACAAAGAAGGTCGGCCAGTTTAGATACCAATATTGGAAAATCATCTACTAGAAAGAGATTCGTGAGAGGTTCAAGTGACGACGCTTATAACTGAGATGTGATCAAGTTGCCCTTAGAGTTCTTGgccgaaaagttgaaagatagAGTGAAGATGCGAATGAGAAGAATATCTCCAACATACCGAAAAAACAGAACAAGATATCCAACGTTATGTGAAGAATATTCAAGAACAAGAGACGAAATAACAAATgacaacaaaaatataaaattataattatctaCGAAAGAAAGCACACCAAACTATGATACTAATTTTTACTATAGGAACTCTATAACATTTGATACGAAGCCTCGATACCGCTACCctagaatatttgtacataaattCCCTGAAAATATCACAAACTTTTATATAGCTAGATGATTCGAAAAACAAACGGAATGTTTAGGAA carries:
- the LOC123675051 gene encoding uncharacterized protein LOC123675051 isoform X3, yielding MKLSVSAYRAHASAHKKILESYQLNYGSTSAIHPHPTTAGGPPPGIGAACSGFHIEPPPENGLHGADETAGSERTAPDADGSSDDGNTPQHSPRSQNTSREEDDSSNANESDKSPNKGSIIFDDMSRRSSRNPKMATQSWKNIRAVMAYYHTLRKIKRTKSNQRWMKLRTTVQISSAIQKKPPLKREDSFLQRFTTRQIPETQETVDDTGSEGNTGEQSAPRRRRRARRQPRSVVNPDENFYFYWLFVITICVLYNMWTLIVRQSFPELQSMISNFWVGCDGLSDIVFVLDWFVQLRTGYLEQGLMVYDSKKLACHYLRSRAFLMDMASLCPLDWLQWKYGSQPLLRFPRFFKVYRAINYYYMVESRTVWPNLWRVVNLIHILLILAHWFGCFYFLLSEAEGFQGDWVYPYRPGDYATLARKYLGSLYWSTLTLTTIGDLPTPETNAEYIFTIVSYLIGVFIFATIVGQVGNVITNRNANRLEFERLLDGAKTYMRNHKVPGGMKRRVLRWYDYSWSRGRIQGGGDINTALGHLPDKLKTELALHVNLSVLKKVTIFQECQPEFLRDLVLKMKAYIFTPGDSICRKGEVAREMFIIADGILEVINENGKVLTTMKAGDFFGEIGILNLDGFNKRTADVRSVGYSELFSLSREDVLGAMEDYPEAQEILQALGRKRLKEVQASAISTSQQKHQHGHNDPKGLVDKIKNEAKGLRNVLKKSRTSRRSQESLELQPLHSSGCGRSSLKRMSRVKSHDLSQDEDRSKRESCHGSTETTSPLGAGLPLLNRLRLLKEKQENEDRSKNSTSPMISPSSSSIKSPPLISEEIPEEDPTDSSIPLLQRILLLKAKEERAAKNKEREEKERLKREEERARREEKGRRLSRIMGGSQPSSPTPTSPPKIESRASFSGVLSRANNVNKGVICTNRVNHSSKMSLRERLKLYSSAKDTKLSLINDKDNKISDQNVPISNGSTDSRQKNVPSDDNQPSKDENETNKNTNNQRASDSVDSVCEEPHWSKLKKAAIGTVEPSTSSAKTITVSAKQRATSTIKKIKPRLVLSGQNKQYRSIDDLSPEYGSLPFVKKLKILNERQKLEELETVIKTRSFSLDIPDNQQSIEAENLTRSHSEGCRMHDQDKHHLTAPIIAPSSLHSSTESNETPERRNLKSILKKLSEDVLQNNSDPRMPERLDSTEFRRLMRAPTVEGYAARHSKLSKSVTFNRDTLQSPPECTTHSAPQSPFPVVNSSMVERSTQIGEDFQYEQHIQKVSDVEKGLQLMTNKTNQVKVIKALDDEQQYFTDILLAIKQVMNTHLQEMQDKFHHRFERLEDEIKNKEKIINRLKAHIFELERNREESFRDSVETIIGRESSWEDPTNEEREEIEELSHLPLSPRPTWSTRPRSSDNVVLNIESNTDTDSDLGDSSEQAGYESGEYENSSHNWEVELLAAQIRQRRSASLDTNIGKSSTRKRFVRGSSDDAYN
- the LOC123675051 gene encoding uncharacterized protein LOC123675051 isoform X5; its protein translation is MKLSVSAYRAHASAHKKILESYQLNYGSTSAIHPHPTTAGGPPPGIGAACSGFHIEPPPENGLHGADETAGSERTAPDADGSSDDGNTPQHSPRSQNTSREEDDSSNANESDKSPNKGSITKSNQRWMKLRTTVQISSAIQKKPPLKREDSFLQRFTTRQIPETQETVDDTGSEGNTGEQSAPRRRRRARRQPRSVVNPDENFYFYWLFVITICVLYNMWTLIVRQSFPELQSMISNFWVGCDGLSDIVFVLDWFVQLRTGYLEQGLMVYDSKKLACHYLRSRAFLMDMASLCPLDWLQWKYGSQPLLRFPRFFKVYRAINYYYMVESRTVWPNLWRVVNLIHILLILAHWFGCFYFLLSEAEGFQGDWVYPYRPGDYATLARKYLGSLYWSTLTLTTIGDLPTPETNAENTGSVDGPRSLPRRGVKSRLLQFDTNFGYIFTIVSYLIGVFIFATIVGQVGNVITNRNANRLEFERLLDGAKTYMRNHKVPGGMKRRVLRWYDYSWSRGRIQGGGDINTALGHLPDKLKTELALHVNLSVLKKVTIFQECQPEFLRDLVLKMKAYIFTPGDSICRKGEVAREMFIIADGILEVINENGKVLTTMKAGDFFGEIGILNLDGFNKRTADVRSVGYSELFSLSREDVLGAMEDYPEAQEILQALGRKRLKEVQASAISTSQQKHQHGHNDPKGLVDKIKNEAKGLRNVLKKSRTSRRSQESLELQPLHSSGCGRSSLKRMSRVKSHDLSQDEDRSKRESCHGSTETTSPLGAGLPLLNRLRLLKEKQENEDRSKNSTSPMISPSSSSIKSPPLISEEIPEEDPTDSSIPLLQRILLLKAKEERAAKNKEREEKERLKREEERARREEKGRRLSRIMGGSQPSSPTPTSPPKIESRASFSGVLSRANNVNKGVICTNRVNHSSKMSLRERLKLYSSAKDTKLSLINDKDNKISDQNVPISNGSTDSRQKNVPSDDNQPSKDENETNKNTNNQRASDSVDSVCEEPHWSKLKKAAIGTVEPSTSSAKTITVSAKQRATSTIKKIKPRLVLSGQNKQYRSIDDLSPEYGSLPFVKKLKILNERQKLEELETVIKTRSFSLDIPDNQQSIEAENLTRSHSEGCRMHDQDKHHLTAPIIAPSSLHSSTESNETPERRNLKSILKKLSEDVLQNNSDPRMPERLDSTEFRRLMRAPTVEGYAARHSKLSKSVTFNRDTLQSPPECTTHSAPQSPFPVVNSSMVERSTQIGEDFQYEQHIQKVSDVEKGLQLMTNKTNQVKVIKALDDEQQYFTDILLAIKQVMNTHLQEMQDKFHHRFERLEDEIKNKEKIINRLKAHIFELERNREESFRDSVETIIGRESSWEDPTNEEREEIEELSHLPLSPRPTWSTRPRSSDNVVLNIESNTDTDSDLGDSSEQAGYESGEYENSSHNWEVELLAAQIRQRRSASLDTNIGKSSTRKRFVRGSSDDAYN
- the LOC123675051 gene encoding uncharacterized protein LOC123675051 isoform X4; the encoded protein is MERGTKTMKLYPNVPYIKIEPPPENGLHGADETAGSERTAPDADGSSDDGNTPQHSPRSQNTSREEDDSSNANESDKSPNKGSIIFDDMSRRSSRNPKMATQSWKNIRAVMAYYHTLRKIKRTKSNQRWMKLRTTVQISSAIQKKPPLKREDSFLQRFTTRQIPETQETVDDTGSEGNTGEQSAPRRRRRARRQPRSVVNPDENFYFYWLFVITICVLYNMWTLIVRQSFPELQSMISNFWVGCDGLSDIVFVLDWFVQLRTGYLEQGLMVYDSKKLACHYLRSRAFLMDMASLCPLDWLQWKYGSQPLLRFPRFFKVYRAINYYYMVESRTVWPNLWRVVNLIHILLILAHWFGCFYFLLSEAEGFQGDWVYPYRPGDYATLARKYLGSLYWSTLTLTTIGDLPTPETNAENTGSVDGPRSLPRRGVKSRLLQFDTNFGYIFTIVSYLIGVFIFATIVGQVGNVITNRNANRLEFERLLDGAKTYMRNHKVPGGMKRRVLRWYDYSWSRGRIQGGGDINTALGHLPDKLKTELALHVNLSVLKKVTIFQECQPEFLRDLVLKMKAYIFTPGDSICRKGEVAREMFIIADGILEVINENGKVLTTMKAGDFFGEIGILNLDGFNKRTADVRSVGYSELFSLSREDVLGAMEDYPEAQEILQALGRKRLKEVQASAISTSQQKHQHGHNDPKGLVDKIKNEAKGLRNVLKKSRTSRRSQESLELQPLHSSGCGRSSLKRMSRVKSHDLSQDEDRSKRESCHGSTETTSPLGAGLPLLNRLRLLKEKQENEDRSKNSTSPMISPSSSSIKSPPLISEEIPEEDPTDSSIPLLQRILLLKAKEERAAKNKEREEKERLKREEERARREEKGRRLSRIMGGSQPSSPTPTSPPKIESRASFSGVLSRANNVNKGVICTNRVNHSSKMSLRERLKLYSSAKDTKLSLINDKDNKISDQNVPISNGSTDSRQKNVPSDDNQPSKDENETNKNTNNQRASDSVDSVCEEPHWSKLKKAAIGTVEPSTSSAKTITVSAKQRATSTIKKIKPRLVLSGQNKQYRSIDDLSPEYGSLPFVKKLKILNERQKLEELETVIKTRSFSLDIPDNQQSIEAENLTRSHSEGCRMHDQDKHHLTAPIIAPSSLHSSTESNETPERRNLKSILKKLSEDVLQNNSDPRMPERLDSTEFRRLMRAPTVEGYAARHSKLSKSVTFNRDTLQSPPECTTHSAPQSPFPVVNSSMVERSTQIGEDFQYEQHIQKVSDVEKGLQLMTNKTNQVKVIKALDDEQQYFTDILLAIKQVMNTHLQEMQDKFHHRFERLEDEIKNKEKIINRLKAHIFELERNREESFRDSVETIIGRESSWEDPTNEEREEIEELSHLPLSPRPTWSTRPRSSDNVVLNIESNTDTDSDLGDSSEQAGYESGEYENSSHNWEVELLAAQIRQRRSASLDTNIGKSSTRKRFVRGSSDDAYN
- the LOC123675051 gene encoding uncharacterized protein LOC123675051 isoform X2, which translates into the protein MKLSVSAYRAHASAHKKILESYQLNYGSTSAIHPHPTTAGGPPPGIGAACSGFHIEPPPENGLHGADETAGSERTAPDADGSSDDGNTPQHSPRSQNTSREEDDSSNANESDKSPNKGSIIFDDMSRRSSRNPKMATQSWKNIRAVMAYYHTLRKIKRTKSNQRWMKLRTTVQISSAIQKKPPLKREDSFLQRFTTRQIPETQETVDDTGSEGNTGEQSAPRRRRRARRQPRSVVNPDENFYFYWLFVITICVLYNMWTLIVRQSFPELQSMISNFWVGCDGLSDIVFVLDWFVQLRTGYLEQGLMVYDSKKLACHYLRSRAFLMDMASLCPLDWLQWKYGSQPLLRFPRFFKVYRAINYYYMVESRTVWPNLWRVVNLIHILLILAHWFGCFYFLLSEAEGFQGDWVYPYRPGDYATLARKYLGSLYWSTLTLTTIGDLPTPETNAENTGSVDGPRSLPRRGVKSRLLQFDTNFGYIFTIVSYLIGVFIFATIVGQVGNVITNRNANRLEFERLLDGAKTYMRNHKVPGGMKRRVLRWYDYSWSRGRIQGGGDINTALGHLPDKLKTELALHVNLSVLKKVTIFQECQPEFLRDLVLKMKAYIFTPGDSICRKGEVAREMFIIADGILEVINENGKVLTTMKAGDFFGEIGILNLDGFNKRTADVRSVGYSELFSLSREDVLGAMEDYPEAQEILQALGRKRLKEVQASAISTSQQKHQHGHNDPKGLVDKIKNEAKGLRNVLKKSRTSRRSQESLELQPLHSSGCGRSSLKRMSRVKSHDLSQDEDRSKRESCHGSTETTSPLGAGLPLLNRLRLLKEKQENEDRSKNSTSPMISPSSSSIKSPPLISEEIPEEDPTDSSIPLLQRILLLKAKEERAAKNKEREEKERLKREEERARREEKGRRLSRIMGGSQPSSPTPTSPPKIESRASFSGVLSRANNVNKGVICTNRVNHSSKMSLRERLKLYSSAKDTKLSLINDKDNKISDQNVPISNGSTDSRQKNVPSDDNQPSKDENETNKNTNNQRASDSVDSVCEEPHWSKLKKAAIGTVEPSTSSAKTITVSAKQRATSTIKKIKPRLVLSGQNKQYRSIDDLSPEYGSLPFVKKLKILNERQKLEELETVIKTRSFSLDIPDNQQSIEAENLTRSHSEGCRMHDQDKHHLTAPIIAPSSLHSSTESNETPERRNLKSILKKLSEDVLQNNSDPRMPERLDSTEFRRLMRAPTVEGYASPPECTTHSAPQSPFPVVNSSMVERSTQIGEDFQYEQHIQKVSDVEKGLQLMTNKTNQVKVIKALDDEQQYFTDILLAIKQVMNTHLQEMQDKFHHRFERLEDEIKNKEKIINRLKAHIFELERNREESFRDSVETIIGRESSWEDPTNEEREEIEELSHLPLSPRPTWSTRPRSSDNVVLNIESNTDTDSDLGDSSEQAGYESGEYENSSHNWEVELLAAQIRQRRSASLDTNIGKSSTRKRFVRGSSDDAYN